Genomic DNA from Cucurbita pepo subsp. pepo cultivar mu-cu-16 chromosome LG13, ASM280686v2, whole genome shotgun sequence:
NNNNNNNNNNNNNNNNNNNNNNNNNNNNNNNNNNNNNNNNNNNNNNNNNNNNNNNNNNNNNNNNNNNNNNNNNNNNNNNNNNNNNNNNNNNNNNNNNNNNNNNNNNNNNNNNNNNNNNNNNNNNNNNNNNNNNNNNNNNNNNNNNNNNNNNNNNNNNNNNNNNNNNNNNNNNNNNNNNNNNNNNNNNNNNNNNNNNNNNNNNNNNNNNNNNNNNNNNNNNNNNNNNNNNNNNNNNNNNNNNNNNNNNNNNNNNNNNNNNNNNNNNNNNNNNNNNNNNNNNNNNNNNNNNNNNNNNNNNNNNNNNNNNNNNNNNNNNNNNNNNNNNNNNNNNNNNNNNNNNNNNNNNNNNNNNNNNNNNNNNNNNNNNNNNNNNNNNNNNNNNNNNNNNNNNNNNNNNNNNNNNNNNNNNNNNNNNNNNNNNNNNNNNNNNNNNNNNNNNNNNNNNNNNNNNNNNNNNNNNNNNNNNNNNNNNNNNNNNNNNNNNNNNNNNNNNNNNNNNNNNNNNNNNNNNNNNNNNNNNNNNNNNNNNNNNNNNNNNNNNNNNNNNNNNNNNNNNNNNNNNNNNNNNNNNNNNNNNNNNNNNNNNNNNNNNNNNNNNNNNNNNNNNNNNNNNNNNNNNNNNNNNNNNNNNNNNNNNNNNNNNNNNNNNNNNNNNNNNNNNNNNNNNNNNNNNNNNNNNNNNNNNNNNNNNNNNNNNNNNNNNNNNNNNNNNNNNNNNNNNNNNNNNNNNNNNNNNNNNNNNNNNNNNNNNNNNNNNNNNNNNNNNNNNNNNNNNNNNNNNNNNNNNNNNNNNNNNNNNNNNNNNNNNNNNNNNNNNNNNNNNNNNNNNNNNNNNNNNNNNNNNNNNNNNNNNNNNNNNNNNNNNNNNNNNNNNNNNNNNNNNNNNNNNNNNNNNNNNNNNNNNNNNNNNNNNNNNNNNNNNNNNNNNNNNNNNNNNNNNNNNNNNNNNNNNNNNNNNNNNNNNNNNNNNNNNNNNNNNNNNNNNNNNNNNNNNNNNNNNNNNNNNNNNNNNNNNNNNNNNNNNNNNNNNNNNNNNNNNNNNNNNNNNNNNNNNNNNNNNNNNNNNNNNNNNNNNNNNNNNNNNNNNNNNNNNNNNNNNNNNNNNNNNNNNNNNNNNNNNNNNNNNNGATGTAATACAtagtaagaacaaaaaatacaaaatcctGAAGCAATGACATATCGCTGGTTTACACcaaaaagacaagaaaagtATCCGAATAAGCATGAACCAAATTAGAGAAGGAAGCTTTAGTATGAAAAATCATGGCCATCTAAGAGATCtagagggaaatgaaaatgagaaagcTAAAAGCGCCGTAATTGCAGCAGAAACAAGAGAAGTAGAGGGGGAACTACGAAAATGGCAGTCGCGTAGACAACGATAAGAGTGAAAAAGCAAAGGGATTGGGGGAAGTGTAGATTAATTTCAGAATTTGAGggtagagagaagaagaaaaagaggagaaagtGGAAGAGAATACCTGGATGGAGAGGTTGTAGCCATGGGAAGCAAATGAAAATGCAGAGATTTGAGCagaagagagaaatgagtgAGGGAGCAGAGTTGGTCGGTGTATCGAAGAAGATGACGCAGGTCGCGAAAGAGTTGTTGACACACTATACGCTACTAGGGCTGCCCCAGGCCCAACTTCGTTCAATGTGTGAATTTCCCTATTTCTCCCTCCTCGTTTTCGCTTATATACCCTTGAACCGAGGTTAATCTCGTAAAACTAAATACCTTCCTTCCTCCCCCACTGTTCCCATTTTTATTAGgctgattttattttttattttttaaacctaaaatcccatttttattttttaaaaaaaaaaatcttttatctatgttttttttccctgGCCGTAATATCTTGTATAAATGCACTGTGAAAGTTATTGCTAATAGGTCAAAAATGTGGTTCGTCTACCTCATCAGTTGGTTTTTGTATCGGGTAAGAGTATGTGGATAACTTTCTATCGTGTCAAAAGCTGGTCAGGGGCTATCATCTAAACACGAGAAAAGCTCaacttatattaaaatttgacttGCATGGGACATAACCCTCGAAGGAGCCATTCACAAAGACGCCCCTGTCGGAGTCAAATATGCAAATCATCATATGACtaatcaaatgaaattcagTGACTTTCTATCGTGTCAAAATCTGGTCAGGGGCTATCATCTGAACACGAGAAAAGCTCAACTTATATTAAAACTTGACTTGCATGGGACATAACCCTCGAAGGAGCCATTCACAAAGACGCCCCTGTCGGAGTCAAATATGCAAATCATCATATGACtaatcaaatgaaattcagTGACTTTCTATCGTGTCAAAAGCTGGTCAGGGGCTATCATCTGAACACGAGAAAAGCTCAACTTATATTAAAACTTGACTGGCATGGGACATAACCCTCGAAGGAGCCATTCACAAAGACGTCCCTGTCGGAGTCAAATATGCAAATCATCATATGACtaatcaaatgaaattcagTGACTTTCTATCGTGTCAAAAGCTGGTCAGGGGCTATCATCTGAACACGAGAAAAGCTCAACTTATATTAAAACTTGACTTGCATGGGACATAACCCTCGAAGGAGCCATTCACAAAGACGCCCCTGTCGGAGTCAAATATGCAAATCATCATATGACtaatcaaatgaaattcagTGACTTTCTATCGTGTCAAAAGCTGGTCAGGGGCTATCATCTGAACACGAGAAAAGCTCAACTTATATTAAAAGTTGACTTTCATGGGAAATAACCCTCTAAGGAGCCAATCACATAGACGCCCCTATCAGAATCAAATATGCAAATCATCATATGACTAATCAAACGAAATCGAGGGACTTTAGTGATTAATTATACACAACACACAACATCTAACGTTCCTACGAAAACTTTTTTCAGCAATCACTTCTCAAAGTGATCATTAGTGATTGGTTACCTTAAACATATCGAATCCCTACCGACCAACTTGTTTGAGAAATCTCGTTACAAACCTAAGTACAATGGACTAAGTTATTAGTGGTATGAAAGTGACATCTATTTAGGCCTTGAACATGGAGGAAAGGCAGGGAAAATGGGCACAGCTTGAACACTTTACATGTCAGCCATTGGAAAAGCAGTGATATCACACATTTTTTGGGGGTGTGTTCAATGTTTGTGGTTCCATTCTTGGTCAATAAATACTCTCCCACACAACAGGGGTTTGCACATAATACCATAATAATGGAGTCAGGGGTTGGATCATCAGGCACCACAATATGCACCAATGGCACCTTCCATGCCACTGCCAAACCCGCCCTTCTGATGCTTCTGGTTCAGTCGGTGTTCGCAGGCGTCAACGTTCTCTACAAATTGGCTCTCAACGATGGAATGAATCTGATGATCATGATCGCTTTTCGTTTCGTATTCGCTTCCCTTTTCATGTTTCCCCTTGCCTTCTTTCTCGaaaggtttttttcttttcgtctacattgagttttccctttaaaataaagagagattttcgtATCATTATGTATCcattctaatttaaatttctaacaGGAATAAACGGCCGAAGATGACACGCTCCATACTCTTCTATGGATTTCTTTGTGGATTATTTGGGTACgtaagctaaattaataaaaaaaacactcgTTACAGTTAGTTTTACAtgcaaatattttcattagaATGTGTACGGGAACAGAAATGAATAAGAAGTGCAATTTATTTGGACAGAGGGACGTTGAGTCAAAACTTATACGTACAGAGTTTGGCAATGACGTCAGCAACATTTGTTTCGGCCATGCAGAATCTCGCTCCGGCTATTACCTTCCTTCTCGCCCTCTCCTTCGGGTAACAATATCCACATCTCTTATACCcaacataaacaaataaacttaAACTTTTGTTGTTTAGTTTGAGTTAGGAGTATACACGAGTTAGAGTTGAATTCAGTTGGTCATTCGAATCAATTAAACAGAGTTCATtattcaatccaatccaatcaaTCGCCTCATTGTTGGTTTATTTtagaaacttttaattattaaccttaataactaaaatcttatcgaacttcatatttgaatattcaaaAGTTTGGAATATTCGAGATATTATGTCATTTGAACACTCTTAGGTGAAGgtgaaaattaaagaaataaacccTAACGTATAACATATGTTAAATTTTACTTCGGATCGAGTTGAACCGATCCAAAAACCCTAACTCGCtaaccaaacccaaacccaactcaaaaaagaaaaaaaagtcaactcaacttttaaaatttagattagaTAATTCGAGTCGTTTAGATTATTGGGTCATTTGAGTTGTATATTTAATCGTTCCTAAACACTAAAACAACTACTATCAAAATTtcttattgtattttatatcaaaatttcataaatctacacttttttttttaatttttttttcttattgtattttttttttcataaatttacaaaattaggtatgataatttagaattaaaatttataaataaaaaagaaaaaaaaaagatttatgagcatgtatgtatgatgatgtatcACAAtcactttattaaaaaaaaaaaaaaaattaaaaaggatgACCATATGTTTACTTGGAAGTCCTTCTACTTTGGGTAACCCAGCAAAACCCTCTTTtggaaaaatcaaacaaaaacttcaATTTGATTACGAGTGATGTAAAATCCAAGAACCTTTTAGCGTAGCAACTCAATTCAACTTTGAATAttggaaaaagagaagaaaaaaaaaaagtagcttTAAATACACGAAGTGTTTGATTTACAGTCGAGATGGCTGTCTAAAAGTAATGGACACTCGAGAATAAGAtgtcaaaatataaaataatattatgtttgATTATAATGCtgataaatttcttaaaattctaaggattttaaacataaatttgttgcaatactattaaaattatattttttttattgcaatttagtaattttattttgagataagatgaaaattcaaactattttaacaattaattaattaattaattaaggttATGAGGTTAAGGTGTACGGACATGTGTAGGATGGAAAAGTTGGAGATGAGGAGCAAGGAAGGGGTGGCCAAGGTGGCAGGAACGTTGGTGGGGATTGGTGGGGCCATGTTTCTTACTTTCTACAAAGGCATCCAGATCAGCATTTGGTCAACCCACGTGGACCTTCTCCGTGGAGGACACTTGGCACATCTTCCTCAAAATCCTCACCACTCCCACAATTTTGTGCTTGGAAGTCTGCTGGCTCTCGCCAGCTGCCTCTCTTACTCTTTCTGGCTCATCCTTCAGGTTACCATTGTTGATGCTTCTTTATTCTATAGTGTTGTATATAATATGAAccaaaaattgaatttgagtACACCTAAAGTGGATAagacataaaatattaacctAAATGGAGAAAGATATGTTAGATTTCTCAAACATAGTCGACTACTATTGAATAGATCTTATATGTAAGATTTGATTTTGGTGGCAGACAAAAATGACGAAAATATATCCATGCCAATACTCGAGCACGGCGTTGATGTGTATGATGGGAGCAATTCAAGGGTTGGCAATATCAATTTGTGTGGAGAGGGATTGGAAGCAATGGAAATTGGGTTGGAATATCAGGCTTCTCACGGTCGCATTTGCcgtaaattatttatttttaagctttttaaacttttagatATGATCCTTTGGTTCACTTAATAATACGACATACATATAATGGATTTGGATACAGGGGATCGTGGCGTCGGGAGCCATGGTGACGCTGATGGCGTGGTGCGTACGTATGAGAGGGCCATTGTATGTGTCTAGTTTCAGCCCTCTTATGCTTCTCCTGGTAGCTATTGCTGGATCCCTATGCCTCCAAGAAAGCTTGCACCTTGGCAGgtaccttcaaaattttacaatttaatcATTTAGTCTTCTAAATACAACAATTATTAACGAAAATTTTGTTGAGCTTTGTAGTGTGATTGGAGCAGTGCTGATTGTGTGTGGTTTATACATGGTGTTGTGGGGCAAAAGCAGAGAGATGAACAACATACTTCCATTGAAAGACGTTGAGGTTACCACTCCaaagcctcaaaatgaaagtCAATTTTATGATATCAAGAACAACACAAGCATTACCACTTGAgtaaagttttaatatatcatatacTATCatgtttgaagtttttatgcTTTAAGGTTCTATCTTTTTTGAAGATTCTCTATTTTGATCACTAGAAACTTGTTTTAGTATAAGCTGTTCATGTATATGTGTTGCTAGCCACACATATCaagtttaatataaagtttggaAACAAAGATCACAGTTAGTTTAGTTAGTTTACATGATGACATCTGATCAAAACTTCTTTAtgtcaaaatgaagatatcgGTTAATCTCATTGACTAAAGTATTCCTATGGCCATTGAAGGTTGAGCCGGCTGTAATGAGCATGATACCAAACATCCAAAATGTTAGAATACTCTACATTTTTCTGCATAAAGCACTTGACAAAATCATGATCTAAAACGTCATTTAAGGTGCCGTTCTGCCAAGTTTGCTACACGAACTCGAGCATATAGCCCATTTACATGCTTTTTCGTATCGCTGGTGGGAGCTTGATGAAATTTCTAGTCTATGATTACATCATTAAAATGTTGTAAACAAAtgaaaacatcaaatattCAAGGCTACAAAAGTGACCGTTACCCAACGGCAGCTCCCAATCTGGGGTATATCCATGGCATCTCTGGATGCTTGGTTGTCTGATTCACCAATCTTAGGAGCATTCTTGAACAGAAGATGGTGTGTCATCGACATAGATAATTGACTGACAAGACACCACAGCAGAGAAGgttgagaaaacaaaaagggacaataaataaataaagtaaatttatATAGAAAAGTGAGATTCTTTCGGATGAGAAGAAAGTTGACGTGTAAAATACCAGATCTTCAAATAGTTCAGCAAAGAAGCATAAAACAGGTCCTAAGCTTACAAACTTGCTCCTTTGAACGAGTAAAAGTGAGGATCCTGTCTGGCATCATAGAAACGGCACGAAGTAGTCCAGAGTATATTAAGCGATGGTAGATATAACATCATCTGCATCGACTTTAAGCTGAAAggaattttttataaaaatatcagGCATATTGACAAGAGGGTTGTACTAGCAACGAGACAATcattaaaacataacatacCAGCTTCAGATGATTCATCAAAGCACCATGCAGTAGGTTTCTCAGCTTCTCACAAGCATCTACCATGTGACCTGAGCGGATCAATTCATCTATTTTGCACCATAAGTTCTGAACGGCATTGTAGGGGAAACAAACAGAGGATGGTCTTTTTCTGTTAATTATGTCTGTGGGTGGCTGCAGAAAGTTGGAATAAGTTTCAGTATGTGGCCCagaaaatctaaaattcaGTAGAAAATGTTCAAAATTGAAGAGAGATTTCATTTACGTACCATCACAATTTATAAACTTAGTTCGTGTTGGCTAATTGTTAAAAtcatgcattttcttttttagttttggagagagatttttctTATTCCTGAAAATGACCCAATAATGGGTACATATAATACAAGAGAAATTCCAACTaaggaaattaattataaaaggaaaatatatctaaaaaataattaagagatAAATGTACAAATCAACATAAGTGTTTCACGCAAGGTACATCGTTAAACAACTGTTCTTTGATGAGTTTTATCAAAGAATATTTCTCAACATGGAGCTCAAATAATAAGTGAAAGAGATTTCGTTAGCTCAATGGGACTTTCAATCATGCGGATAGATAAAAGAGATTCAATTTGTCAACTAAGTGATCAATAGAATTTCAAGATATAAAAGCCAATACATAATTTACCATTGATGCAAATGATTCCATGCATTCAAGCAACAGATGTGTAGCCTCTGTATATCGCCCATAATCAACATATAAACGGAACAAGGATGCTGGATTTGCTTCTTCACAAGTCATCCCCCATGTCTTTGCCCTTCGACCATCCTGTCATATatttgttggatgaattgtAGTACATCggtatagaaattaaaatatcatatccGGGTAAACTACTGAAAAATTATATCCAGAGCAAAATTGCATATGGTAGGTTAAACAAGGAGACTAGAAGAAGCGCAATCATAGTCTACTAGCTACAGACTTGTCCATCACAATATACAATTGATATAAATGAGCATTCTTTCACTTCACAGAGAGAACTATGCCGATTCGTTTCCATATCAGAACCCGATAATAAGAGGAGTTTTGCTATGTAGTTCCAGGTTTCATCCATGCAAGGAAAGCATTTCAAAATGAGGCTACAGAGAAGTCGTCACGTACAGATATGCAAACAAAATAGGGAGTAGTAACGACATGAATTTCTCATAAATTCACTTGACtttggaaagaaataaaattattgtatatGTTCTAACTGATAAATCAaatacaacattttttttttatagagaagaaagacCATCAaccaataagaaaaataaatattacaaatataaaaactaaatatcgCGTAATACACATCTATCTAATAGTACGAAAATCTCATGTTTGCAACCTTCCATTTGTTGTCTTTGTTAGAACTTAGGGAATCTCTcaaatcatattttctttgactgcttttttttctcaagctTGTAGGTACAAATTGTTCTCAGTTTTCAACTTGTGGTGGGTTTTCTCTTCAACAATggctaaaaaaaacatgcagATTTTTTTTGGGTACATGTTCTTACTTTTATACACATGAAGATTATAATTAGTAAAAGGGTATTTACATCTATGCCAATACAGagcatgaaaagaaaatcaaatacataaaattcttccaattttttacAAGTTTCTCTATCCCATCGTTTTGACAGTCTCTCTCTAcatgatattaatttgaattggaaTGTTTTCATATTTCCTTTGGGTCagtttttgtcttcttttgcTTTGCAATCaacttctctttttgtttctctcggagttattttttagtattagTCTCTTTTTGTACGTTAATCTTTCTCTAACGAGTACCCCAATTATCTCCTAGTGATTTCAATACCAAGATGATAAAAGAAAACGCTAAAATTTCATCCAgtcaaaatgaattaaatataaaatcacTGACAAAAATAGGTAAAAACCTTAAACATCAGAACCAGCCAAAGAGGCAATTCCATCTGAGATTCCGTTCGAAGAAGTGTTTCAGCAACAATAATAGGCAATCTAGCGTTGAAACCTTTATATTTTTCCTGCAAATTGAAGATATGAATTATTAAgatagagaaaataataagtgtaaatgcagagaagaaaaaaatgacaaaacaGAAGCAGGAACAATAAACAACATGAATTgtacaagaaaaaataaaacgattCCAGCATCTGCTGCTTAGTTTCCTTAATAAGCGACTGAATAAACTTTAGACCTTTAGTCTTTACCAAaaaagagtatatatatacatatagtgAAAATGCATGAATAAATTGTTTGAGCTGTTAATGAACCTGTATATCTAGTGTTaatctcttccttctttcttttcctttatagcTAATAATCTATTCTACTTCGCTCTTGCGAAATAGAATTTAATAACAACTTGCTGGTAAAAGATTTCCTCCTAATTTACTATCTAAACATCATTTTCCTGTATTTTTCCTGTCTCGTAAAATTCAAAGTTGCAATTGAATCATACACCAaggaccttttttttttaaaaaaaaaacacgaaaCAGTGTATATACCAGGCCAAATATTACCCTGAAGAccaattaagatttaaaaaaaaaatcagatgaCAGAAGTATCAGGGAATATCTTAAGCTGCATTCATGACATAATATGAAGGTACGTACAAGATAAAGTTCCAGAGTCTCCCAATGGCCATTTCCACTGAGATGCTGACTACTAGGAAGCACATCAAGTGAACCATGAACGTCATTTTGCCCATTTGGGGATACCAATAGAAGACTACTTATTCTGGGATCATTCCTGAAGTCACACAAAAGCCCAAAATGAATTGGATACAAGTTAACAATTAAGTTTCTTACTTGTGGAACTAACAAGCAATAGGAAACATTAACTGAAACGATTTGACTCATAAAATGACGTTTGGCTTACCGAACCCCAGATGAACTTAATCTACTAGGACAGCATTTCAATGCCATGGCAGAGAAAACTCTTTCCAACTCCCTGAGTCAACAAAGTTCAAGATTTGCAATTCTCAGCAGAATCAATAGATTTATGTTGTAATGCAATTAGAGCATAAAAGATCAATACCTCTTTAATGCTGAATCTCTCCACAATTTTATAACAACAATAAATGCCATATCATAAAAATTGTTCTGGACCAGAAGATCAACCAACTCTGAAGGGGCCTCATGAATCCCTGACAAACGGCAGTCTGCAAAACATTTAAGTAAATGCAATCTACAAATAGGTGCTTTAGTATATTAGATAGATTTAAAAGCTAAAGTTTCTAAACGaagtttttataataatttctcatcCTGCTTCAAGGAAAGCATAAAACAGAATAATACATATCCTTACCAGTGAATGGCCATTTGATATTTGCTAATGAAAGGAGATACTCTGATGAGGCTAGCACAAATTCATTTTCCAGTTGCTTCATATCAATATAAGAATTCCGCTTCTGAGGCTTCGTGTCATCTCTGGCAACTAtgccaaaaaaaagaagccatattttcaaacaaaacagaaaagaagaatgaatggATAACtagataaatattttcaattgacacagtgaaaaataaataccattCAGAtccagaaaaaagaaagagaaaattagaaaatcgggaaatggaaaaatgcaCTAGGGAAATAAAAGAATTCATCAAGTAAAGCATTACTTACACTGTTCATCAACAGTTCTTTTAGCTTTCTTACTTGGGTAGTGCTTACTCTGGATGGCATCTCTTTCAACCGGGGGTTCAATCCACGCAAAATTAGGATGAACAAGATGCAACGCATTGATAGCAGCAGAAAGGCCATTCAATCGTTCAAGCAGCAACGAGGAACTTAACTGGTTATCTCCTAGAGTTCCTTCCATTCTCAAACGAGCTGAATAAAGGTACATATAACTTGCTGCTTTTTGCCAATTATGTCGGCATATTTCAAAAGCATACAGTAACTTATACAAGCTTGGCTTTGATAAGAGATCAGAACGTTCAGCCTGCATTGTGATAAAGAAACCCTAGACATGAGTTGACAAGAAATAAAGCAACTTACTCAAGCTAATAAGATAAATAACATTGGCGACGAACATGCAAACTTCAAGCTTTACAGCTAAATACCTTCCATACAAGCTCCTGCTCTACCTTCTCTGCTAATCCAATGAATGGTAATTCACCACAACAAAGAATCTGTACAATTAACATAAAGAGATTCATTTACGCAGAGAAGAATGAAGGAAAATTTCTCGTTACTTCAGGAACATAATAGAAGATAACTATAACTATTGAACTACTagttagtaaatattaaagaaagtaTAAAAGATTGAAAGAGAATTATAGAAACTAATAaataccaaaaagaaaacactaaAACAGCAGAAAACATTGTCATTTGGAGGAAATAGAGATCGTGTTCTTTATAGTCAATATCCATGGTGGACCATTGGGTTACTATAGAACAATTTATGTTATTTGAAGGCTGCACATGGACATACCATATGATAATTTGTACTTGAATCACAATCATATGAAGATTAAGTGTTTCTTAGATGCTGATCGGACAAGATCCAAGGTAAACAAAAGACCCACATCAAGATACCTTATCTTTGTTGGAGTTAATTTAGTTTCATGGAAGAGCAAGAATCAAATTGTGATCCCACCATCAAGTGCCAAATTAGAATACAGCTCTATAGCACAATCTGTATGTGAAATAATGTGAGTGCCATAGCCTCTTAACTAACGCTTCAGTTTTGTAGTTCCAACTAACCTGAGGTGTAAAAACGAGCTTGCCCTTCATATTACAtccaatcaaatattttatgaacaaactaaacatattaaaattgattatcACGTTCATGAGAAAATATAAGGTCTGGTATCTGCCAAATATGTGAGACTGAAGAGCAATGGGGGATATTTTATGAAAGcttaaaataaagttcaaatagATTAACTACGTAACAAGTTGAGCTGATGAACATATATGCTTCAATGTGAGGGGGGAGTATTGAAGCAGTCAGCAGATCTTCCACACAATATTTCTTCCAAACCCGAACCATTCCGACGAGGGAGAAAATCTTAAACCACTAACATAAACACCTATTCAAACATTTATCAGATGTAAAACTGCACACCTAACAGGAAGAGATAATCCATTCACACTGTCACCAAAAGTTCTACATGGGCAAGAATAAGGAGCAACAAAACCATGTGTGTTTCTAAAGAAGagaacatattttttttctttctaacatAAAAGACcaactttcattgagaaaaaaaaaataagaaagaaagaatataagggtatataaaaaaacaaagcccACGAAAGAGAGCAC
This window encodes:
- the LOC111808407 gene encoding WAT1-related protein At1g25270-like → MLLVQSVFAGVNVLYKLALNDGMNLMIMIAFRFVFASLFMFPLAFFLERNKRPKMTRSILFYGFLCGLFGGTLSQNLYVQSLAMTSATFVSAMQNLAPAITFLLALSFGMEKLEMRSKEGVAKVAGTLVGIGGAMFLTFYKGIQISIWSTHVDLLRGGHLAHLPQNPHHSHNFVLGSLLALASCLSYSFWLILQTKMTKIYPCQYSSTALMCMMGAIQGLAISICVERDWKQWKLGWNIRLLTVAFAGIVASGAMVTLMAWCVRMRGPLYVSSFSPLMLLLVAIAGSLCLQESLHLGSVIGAVLIVCGLYMVLWGKSREMNNILPLKDVEVTTPKPQNESQFYDIKNNTSITT